The following are encoded in a window of Castanea sativa cultivar Marrone di Chiusa Pesio chromosome 9, ASM4071231v1 genomic DNA:
- the LOC142610734 gene encoding uncharacterized protein LOC142610734: MAKEGPNWDGLLKWSLAHSDGTNPSRNLSEEDRKWFMEAMQAQSVDVVKRMKEITLVMQTPEQVLEAQGVTSADIEDMLDELQEHVESIDMANDLHSIGGLVPLLGYLKNSHSNIRAKAAEVVTTIVQNNPRSQQLVMEANGLEPLLSNFTSDPDVTVRTKALGAISSLIRHNKPGVTAFRLANGYAALKDALGSENVRFQRKALNLIHYLLHENASDCNVASELGFPRIMMHLASSEDAEVREAALKGLLELAREETKGANGSLGEDEKLKQLLQERINGISLMSPDDLGAVREERHLVDSLWNTCYNEPSSLKEKGLLVLPGEDAPPPDVASKHFEPPLRAWAANPSTDKSPSTEKKEAPLLLGGPPPEAASQNNSGAGEDANGHPNR; this comes from the exons ATGGCTAAAGAAGGACCCAACTGGGATGGATTGCTCAAGTGGAGCCTCGCACACTCCGATGGCACTAACCCCAGTCGCAATTTAAG CGAGGAGGATCGAAAATGGTTCATGGAGGCTATGCAAGCACAGAGTGTTGATGTTGTTAAGCGCATGAAAGAGATAACTCTTGTTATGCAAACTCCTGAGCAAGTCTTGGAGGCCCAAGGAGTTACATCTGCTGATATCGAAG ATATGTTGGACGAGTTACAAGAGCACGTGGAGTCTATTGACATGGCCAATG ATCTTCACTCAATTGGTGGTTTGGTTCCTCTCCTTGGTTACCTGAAAAACTCCCACTCAAATATTCGTGCAAAGGCTGCAGAAGTTGTAACAACTATTGTCCAGAACAATCCCCGTAGTCAACAACTAGTCATGGAAGCAAATGGTTTAGAACCTCTCCTTTCTAATTTTACTTCAGACCCTGATGTGACTGTTCGAACCAAAGCACTTGGGGCAATATCTT CTTTAATCCGGCATAACAAACCAGGTGTTACAGCATTCCGTCTAGCAAATGGTTATGCAGCCTTGAAAGATGCTTTAGGTTCTGAAAATGTGAGATTTCAAAG GAAAGCCCTCAACTTGATCCATTACCTGCTACATGAGAATGCTTCAGATTGCAATGTGGCAAGTGAGCTAGGATTTCCTCGCATAATGATGCACCTTGCCTCCAGTGAAGATGCAGAGGTACGAGAAGCTGCCCTTAAGGGCCTTCTTGAGCTTGCTCGAGAAGAGACAAAAGGGGCCAATGGCAGCCTAGGTGAAGATGAGAAATTGAAACAACTTCTCCAAGAACGGATCAATGGTATCAGCTTGATGTCACCTGACGATCTTGGGGCTGTGAGGGAGGAGAGGCACCTTGTTGACTCCCTGTGGAATACTTGTTACAATGAGCCATCCTCTTTGAAAGAGAAGGGGCTTCTTGTTCTTCCTGGGGAAGATGCACCACCACCTGATGTTGCCAGCAAGCATTTTGAACCTCCTCTCAGAGCTTGGGCTGCAAACCCTTCCACTGATAAGAGCCCCAGTACTGAAAAGAAAGAGGCTCCTTTGCTTTTAGGAGGTCCTCCACCTGAGGCTGCTAGTCAAAATAATTCAGGTGCAGGAGAGGATGCCAATGGACATCCGAATAGGTAA